One genomic window of Candidatus Omnitrophota bacterium includes the following:
- the gcvT gene encoding glycine cleavage system aminomethyltransferase GcvT, with product MQASLYRTPLYQAHCDLGARMVDFGGWLMPVQYEGILSEYSRCREQAALFDISHMGEFIFDGNPVSDGLEKIITCEVSSMPIGSSRYGLMLNDRAGVVDDLIVFRISEKRFMIVVNAANIAKDFSHLKNNLLAPSLITDISEKTAKLDLQGPLSREVLKNIIPGVESLDYFHFNCFDILGEKNIVSRTGYTGELGYEIFCAPEKAQALWKKLLDDERVRPAGLGARDILRTEMAYSLYGHEITDDISPLDAGLSRFICFDKEFIGKDTLLQQKQSGLKRKIIYFLSDTRRSPRHGQSLYENDSKEIGIVTSGIFSPSLEKGIGIGLISVDSELDGDKIFFGDKKNKSSAAIVKRPFYKKGSLKT from the coding sequence ATGCAAGCTTCTCTATATAGAACACCTTTGTATCAAGCACATTGCGATTTAGGCGCACGCATGGTCGATTTTGGTGGATGGCTCATGCCGGTTCAATACGAAGGCATTCTTTCTGAATATAGTCGCTGTCGAGAGCAGGCGGCCCTTTTTGATATTTCGCATATGGGTGAATTTATTTTTGATGGAAACCCTGTTTCTGATGGATTAGAAAAGATTATAACATGTGAAGTTTCAAGCATGCCCATTGGCTCATCTCGCTATGGTCTTATGCTTAATGACCGCGCAGGAGTAGTGGATGATTTGATCGTTTTTCGTATTTCTGAAAAAAGATTTATGATCGTTGTTAATGCAGCAAATATTGCAAAAGATTTTTCTCATTTAAAAAATAATCTATTGGCTCCTTCTTTAATTACTGATATTTCAGAAAAAACTGCAAAACTTGATTTGCAAGGTCCGCTATCAAGAGAAGTATTAAAGAATATTATTCCAGGTGTTGAATCTTTAGATTATTTTCATTTTAATTGTTTTGATATTTTAGGAGAAAAGAATATTGTAAGCCGGACCGGATATACAGGCGAGTTAGGATACGAAATTTTTTGTGCACCAGAAAAAGCGCAAGCGTTGTGGAAAAAACTTTTGGATGATGAAAGAGTTCGCCCCGCTGGTTTAGGGGCGCGCGATATTTTGAGAACCGAGATGGCCTACAGTCTTTATGGGCACGAAATAACAGATGACATTTCTCCTTTGGATGCGGGTTTGAGTCGGTTTATTTGTTTTGATAAAGAGTTTATTGGTAAAGATACGCTTTTACAACAAAAACAATCTGGCCTTAAGAGAAAGATAATTTATTTCTTATCAGATACTCGGCGTTCGCCTCGTCATGGACAGAGCCTTTATGAAAATGATTCAAAAGAAATTGGCATTGTCACAAGCGGCATTTTCTCGCCGAGCTTAGAGAAAGGAATTGGAATTGGATTAATTAGTGTTGACAGTGAGTTGGATGGCGATAAAATATTTTTCGGTGATAAAAAGAATAAAAGTTCAGCAGCAATTGTTAAAAGACCGTTTTATAAAAAAGGTTCTTTAAAGACCTAA